CCTGGTTTTGTCTTCATGGTCCCGGGAATGTTGCTCATAGCCTTTGGATGGTCCTTCCTCTTTGTAGGCGCCAACCAGTTGCTGGTCCAGCGCAACAGGGAAAAAGCCACAGCTTCCGGAATCCTCAACTCTGTAATTGCCGCAGCAAGTATTGCAGGTTCTGTGGCCGGAGGTCTGATCCTTGAATTCTCAGGTTACAAGGAAACGATGATATTTGGTGTGGTGTGTGCATTTGTCGGAATGTTCATCTTCAAATCGAAAGATGTTCCTCTGGAAGTTGTTGGCAAATTGCCTTCAGGTATGCTCCTAAAAGACTGATCAAAAGATTGATCTATTGTCGGAGGGCTGCCATCCAGTCCTCCGTCACAGTCATTATCCTGGTTTCGGCATCCTGTAATGCAAATACTCACATTTGAGGTGACAAAGTATTTAAGCAATAAACATATAGTGAATCCTCGCTTGCATTACTATTTCTTGCATGAATAATCTTAAATACAAAAAATAGTATATACAGCCGAGTCACGTTCTATCATTAGAATATCATTACCCCTAATTCGGGGTGTGCCGGGTGTTTATCCCGGGGCTACGGGATGCGTTGCATCCTTAAGGAGGAAAGTAAATGGCAGACGAAGAAATTAGACATCTTGTCCGTATCATGAATACTGACTTGCAGGGTAATCAACCTGTAATATATGCACTGACAGGTATTCGTGGTATTGGTATAAGGACATCAAAGATCATTGTGGACAGTACCGGAATCGACCCGAACGGGCTCATCGGATATCTTTCAGATGAGGACGTTGCAAAACTCGATTCAGCAATTAACAATTTTGAGGGCAACATGCCCAAGTGGATGCTCAACAGGCAGAAGGATCCGCTGACCGGGGACGACAAGCACCTGTTGGGACAGGACATTATGCTTACACTTAGAGAGGATATCAACACTCTCAAGAAGATCAGGGCATACCGTGGTCTAAGACACGAGAGAGGCCTGAAGGTCAGAGGCCAGAGAACAAAATCCACCGGCAGGCGTGGTTCAACCATCGGCGTTAGCAAGAAGAAGTAATTGAGGTGATCTTATGGGATATCCAGGTAAAAAGAGAAAGAGTTACGATACTCCAAAGCACCCCTGGCAGGCTACCAGGATGGCCGGTGAGGTTGAACTTGTCAAAAAGTACGGTCTCCGTAACAAGAAGGAGCTCTGGAAGGCACACAGTATTCTGAGAAGGTACAGGGCAGACGCCCGCAGACTTCTGGCAGAATCTGCAGAAGGAGAACTCACAGGTCACCTTAAGACAGAGTCTGACCAGATCCTTGCAAGGCTCATTCGCTATTCAATAATCCATGGCGATGCAAATATCGATGATATTCTCGGTCTGGAGACAAACTCCATTCTGGAGCGCAGGTTACAGACACAGGTCCACAGGCTCGGACTTGCACGCACTCCAAAGCAGGCAAGACAGTTCATTACCCATGGTCACATTGCCATCGACGGTAAGAGAGTAACTGTTCCTGGTATGCTGATCTCAAAAGAAGAGGAAATGCGTATCGATTACTATGGTACGTCTCCGCTTGCCAGTGAGAGCCATGCAGAAAGGCCGGCACAGGTAGCATCATCTGTAGCAGGAGTAGAGAAGGAGGAATAAAGACATGGCCACAAACGGAATCTGGGGCATTGCCCACATCAAATGTTCATTTAACAATACAA
The window above is part of the Methanolobus zinderi genome. Proteins encoded here:
- a CDS encoding 30S ribosomal protein S4, which encodes MGYPGKKRKSYDTPKHPWQATRMAGEVELVKKYGLRNKKELWKAHSILRRYRADARRLLAESAEGELTGHLKTESDQILARLIRYSIIHGDANIDDILGLETNSILERRLQTQVHRLGLARTPKQARQFITHGHIAIDGKRVTVPGMLISKEEEMRIDYYGTSPLASESHAERPAQVASSVAGVEKEE
- a CDS encoding 30S ribosomal protein S13: MADEEIRHLVRIMNTDLQGNQPVIYALTGIRGIGIRTSKIIVDSTGIDPNGLIGYLSDEDVAKLDSAINNFEGNMPKWMLNRQKDPLTGDDKHLLGQDIMLTLREDINTLKKIRAYRGLRHERGLKVRGQRTKSTGRRGSTIGVSKKK